TCATTTTCAATAAAATCAACAAACTTCGCATCTAACTCTGGTAATGATTCATCTTTGGATGTTTGGCGAATTTGTTGGCGATGAGGCCACCAAAATGACCCTGATGAGCTCACTACGCAACCGAAGCGATGAGGCCAATTTAGCGCAGCATACATTGATGTTAAACCACCATAACTTTGCCCAGCAACCACTGTTTTTAGCGGGTCTTTCGTTACTGAATAGTAAGTGTCCACTATCGGCAAAAGCTCTTGCTGAATCGCCTGCCAAAACGCTGGATTGCAGGGAAGATCTTCACCTCGATGGCGTGGGTTGATAGCATCAATCATGACATAGACTGCTGGGGGTAAGTACCCACTATGCGTATTGTCATCTAGGGCTGAGAATATCGGCAACTCTTCTGCCCAAAAATCCCCATCTTGAAGAATAACCAAAGGAATATCTGATGTTCCTTCTGGTGCTGTGCTGTATAGCCAAACGCGGCGAGATTTTTTCATGATCTCGGAGTGCCAGTTGAACGTTTCTAAATGTGTCTGTCCTCGTAATTGGCCGCCGCTTTGGTCGAAAGGTTGCCAGCCGGGTTGAGAAGGCGCGTCAGGCATCGAGTAAGGGGAAAATTCTTGGCCCCATGGGCAATGGGGAAGGTTGCGTTTTTGTAATGGGTCAACAACGGCGAATTGGTGCATGGTCGTCAATAGCCAGCGGCGATGCTGCTGTTTTTGTTCTGCTAAGGGGCCTTGATACGTAGGCTGTAATCCTAACTCAGAAACAGGAACTATTGCGTAAGCACCACGCCATGCATGAGGTAGCTGACAACAAAAATAATAAAGGTCAGTCTCTTTATAACGAGTAAATGTATCAGGATTAAAGCTGTGGTGATCGGTAATACCATGGATATCGACATACACGGCTGCAACATCGTAATCGACTGTGTTACGCCAAATAAAGCAGGCCTCAGATAAATCTTCCGTCATCTTCACCAATAGTGGTGTCCCAATTTCAGCAGCAGTTTGCCACCATTGTTCTGATGCAATAGGTAGCGAATTGAGCTCTGGATATTGAGCAATAAAAGTCGGTAAATCTGAAGAGGCTTGGCTAAGTTGCATGAATCTGTCCTTACCACGGATAGCTCGTTAATGACTTGGCAAAGGTTAATCAATTCAGAAAGATAAAGCTAGAATAATAATTATTATCAATTGTATCATTTGATTTCACGATGATTTTGATACCACCACAGAACCATACTAATCAGGCATCCACCACAAAGACCGATGAGGTGTGCTTGTATCGCGACTTGGGCTCCGATGAGTCTAGCGGTTTCTTCTGGAGCTCCGAATGTTTGCTCCCACATCACTTTAGCAATGGCACCAAAGAATAATAACCAGCTTGACTTGCGTCCTTCTAAGGCTTCTTTTAGCGCTAAACTGACGAACAATCCGTGCAATGTACCAGATAGCCCCACATACCAAGTAAGGGAGGTAAAGAGGAGTAAGGTTCCGACAATGAGGCTAATACTGATCAATAGAACCGCAAGTCTCTTGGCTGAGGGCTTGAAAATAAAGCCAATGAGCCATAAAGCTGCTAAATTCATTCCAAGGTGAGCAAAGTTGGTATGAACGAAGTTTCCTGTTAGGATGCGCCACCACTGGCCGTGCTCAATCGCAGGTAGTGTCCACACCGTGAAGTGAGCCAGTGGCTCATATTGAAGCCCTAGGCAAACAAAACTGATTAACAGCAGTAATAGGTAAAGATTCACATTATGTCCCGATATTGTTCCCAGTGTGGTAAAGCACTTAAAGTCTGTATTTGCTCATCAATTGAGTCGATTCAAACGGATGTTGAGCTTATCATTCTTCAGCATCCGACAGAAGAACATCGTCCTATGGGATCGGCGCGGATTCTATCGCTCTCGTTGCCGAACAGTCAGTGCTTTGTTGGGGAAGATTTTCGTGAGCATCATGAGTTACAGCAACTGTTGAATGAAGATGGCGTGGATCATTATGTGCTTTATCCCAGCGATGTGTCTGTTGTCGCCACTGAGATTATGTCTGTAAGTGGAGACACTAAAAAAACACGTGTCATTTTGCTTGATGGCACGTGGAAAAAAGCATTTAAGATGTGGCAAATTAACACTCAGCTACATCATTTACCCTGTTTGCATTTACCGAAAGAGTTATCAGGCAATTACCGGATTCGTAAGGCGCCGAGTGAGAATGCTCTATCGACAGTAGAAGCGGGATATCATGTTCTTTCGTTGATTGAGCCAGAACGAGATTTCACTCCTTTAGTGCGTGCATTTGAACAAATGATTGATACGCAGATACGCCACATGCCGCCGGGTGTATTTGAACGTAACTATTTGCAGTAATGACCTAACAACTAAACAGCTCTTGGTGTAGACGCTGCGCGTAGCCGTCGGTCATGGCGGCAATGTAATCGCACAATACGCGCATGCCATCGCTGTTGGCTGCCTCTGCTTCCAACCATTTTTCTCTAGTGGCGTCTGGAAGAAGACGCTCTGGGTCAGCACTAAGCGCTTCAAAGAGATCCATGATCATTTGTTGCCCCTTGTATTCAAAGCGTTGTACTTGGGGAATATGGATCACATATTGATTGACGAATTTTTTTAATACCTCAAGGGCGTAGGCCATTTCTGGCGCGAGATAAGCGTTATAAGCGAGCAGTGGATTTGTGAATTCACCCGCGACTTCTTCTACGCTAATACTCGTCAGTAAGGCATTAACAATTCCACCTATCGCATCTTTACGAATGTAATGTTTACCAGAAAAAAGCATATTGGTGAGTTCATCAATTTGGCTGGCAAACCAACTTTCGGGATAGTGACTCAGTGCCAAGTGAGCACTTTCATCCCATTGTGATCGAGTGACCATACCGAGAACGATGGCGTCTTCGAGATCATGGACACCATAGGCAATATCATCGGCAAGTTCCATTATCGAGCAATCGAGTGATTTGTACTGAGTCTTTCGGTGTTCGTAAGGTGAGTTAGGCGCTTCGCGCATCGTGCCTAATCGCTGTTTATCGTCCGCAGAGAGAGGCTCGCATACCCAATCAAATAACGCTTTATCACAGTCATATAACCCTTTAGCGGGCATCCAATCTCGTGCTTTTAATTGACGGGGATTAGTGACTGCTTCGGCTTGTTTTTCAGCGCGAGTTTCACTCAATAGCGCAGGGTATTTTAATAAACCTAACAGCGTGCGCCGGGCTAAATTCATCCCGTGATGTTCAGTATAAGGCTCAAGGCTGGTTACGATCCGAAAAGTTTGTGCATTACCTTCAAATCCACCATGCTCACGCATCATAAAATTTAATGCAATCTCACCACCGTGACCGAAAGGGGGATGCCCAATATCGTGAGCAAGACACAGCGAATCAATCAAGCTATCGGATGGCATTAGCGGGCGAAACTCAGGCTGCTTATTTTTAAGCTGCGCCACAATACCTGTGCCTATTTGAGCAACCTCGAGTGAATGAGTTAAACGAGTACGGTGGAAGTCGTTCAGGTTGGTGCCGTGAACCTGAGTTTTGGCCTGTAAGCGGCGAAAGGCAGCAGAATGTAAGACTCGGGCGCGATCACGCTGAAATGGGCTGCGATGATCATTACGTCGAATCTTATGTTCGTCGTTATTGCGTTCTTGCCAGCGTTCATCAATTGAAAAAGGCATAAAACCTCCTTTTGCCGCAGATATTATTCGAATTTACAACTGGTTAACTTATTTCGTCCAGTGTTAATTCAAAACTTGGGGCGAATGTGTGGAGAAAATAGTCCATTTCTTCGGTATAACGCTCTTTCAGCGTGACATCGAGGCGTTTTTTCGCCAAGGCATATTCTTGGTTACCCGCGCTAAGTTCTTCCAAACATTTCAAATAGGCACATAAGCAATCGGCTTGTTTTACGACCGCTGCTTCAATGGGATCGGCTGCTTCGGCTAACAAAAAGGGGGTAAAATCTTCTTGAAGCTCTTCTGGAAGCATGGCTAAGAGACGTCTTTCTGCCGCAGACTCGATCTTTTTATATTCTTTAGCAATCTCAGGATTGTAGTACTTGACTGGGGTAGGGAGGTCACCAGTGAGCACTTCACTGCTGTCATGATACATGGCTTTAATTGCGATTCTTTCTGGATTGAGATTACCGCCAAATTTTTTATTTTTAATGACCGCAAGTGCATGAGCGACAAAAGCGACTTGCAGACTGTGTTCGGAAATATTTTCGCTGGAGACAGAACGCATCAATGGCCAGCGTTGAATCAATTTCATACGAGCAAGGTGAGCAAAAAAATGGCTCTCTTTCATAGCGATTTGACATCCTTTATAAAACACATAGGCACAGTGTACAAAAGACGAACGTATACACCAACCTCAGTATTGAAGAACTGACCATAAAAAACGGGCGTTAAGCCCGTTTAGAAATTTCAATCAATTGCCAGCAATGATTATTGACGATAAGTGCTTAAGAAACGCTCGAATCGGCTGATGGCAACTTCTAATGTCTCGACATAAGGTAGGGTGACGATACGCACGTGATCAGGTTCTGGCCAGTTAAAACCGGTACCTTGTACCAACAGAACTTTTTCCTGAATTAAGAAATCTTGCACCAGTTTTTGGTCGTCTTTGATGTTAAATTTCTTTTTGTCCAATTTAGGGAATAAATACATAGCCCCTTTCGGTTTGACACAGGAAACCCCCGGGATCTGATTGATCATTTCCCATGCTCGGTCGCGTTGCTCTAGCAAACGGCCGCCAGGGAGGATCAGTTCATTAATGCTTTGGTAGCCACCCAGCGCGGTTTGAATCGCGTGTTGCATCGGTACGTTGGCACATAGACGCATTGACGACAGAATATCAAGACCAGCCACATAACCTTTGGCAAGGTGTTTTGGTCCGGTTAAAAACATCCAGCCCGCTCGGAAACCACAAACGCGGTAAGCTTTAGAAAGTCCGTTAAATGTTGCTACAAGTACGTCGTCTGTTAGTGACGCGACGGAAGTATGCGTCGCACCATCATAGAGAATCTTGTCGTAGATTTCGTCGGCAAAAATAATAAGATTGTTTTGTCGAGCGACCTCGATGACCTCTAATAGAAAGTCACGAGAGTAGACCGCACCGGTTGGGTTATTCGGGTTGATAAGGACGATACCACGAGTTTTTTTCGAGATTTTCTTCTTAATATCATCAATATCTGGCATCCAATCTGCTTGTTCATCACAGATGTAATGCACAGCGTTACCGCCAGCCAAAGAGGTTGCTGCAGTCCAAAGAGGATAATCAGGTGCAGGAACAAGCATTTCATCGCCATTATTAAGCAGTGCTTGCATTGCCATCACAATCAATTCAGATACACCATTGCCCACATAAACGTCTTCTACATCGAGATTACGCAGACCTTTTTTCTGGTAGTGCTGAACGACTGCTTTACGCGCTGAGTAAATACCTTTGGAATCACAGTAGCCTTGTGAGGTCGGTAAGTTGCGAATAACGTCAACCAGGATTTCATCAGGGGCATCGAAGCCGAATGGGGCGGGATTTCCGATATTTAGCTTCAGAATTTTATTCCCCTCTTCCTCCATGCGCTTAGCATGTTTGAGTACTGGACCCCTAATGTCGTAGCAGACATTATCGAGTTTTGACGACATCTCGATATTTTGCATTGTCTTAATCCTGATTGTGAAATTTTTGTATTACCAACCTACACTAAATAGCTATTTTTTAGAATAAAAATCTGAAAAATTATTGTTATTGATAAGTAACCAAAATTGAGCTGGAACAATCAAGGGGGAAAAAGATGTTGTACAACCTTGATTTAAGTGTGCTCTCTCAATAGAGTAGCTCAACTGAAACACCGAATCCCTTGTTCTCCCGAGGTTGCTTTGCCTAACTTTCACCAATTTATTCATCAGCTAATTACCCGTATTCAGCAAGCGAAAGAATATGATGTTCGTATTGAACTGCCTTTAGATACTGCCCCTGAATGGTCATTGATTGATTGGCTTGATGCTCAGCCTATTTACCCGAAATTTTATTGGCAGTCACGCGACGCTAGTGAAGAGGTGGTAGCATTAGGAGCATTGGCAACATTTACTGAGCCAACGCCAGCCTATGCGATTTTGGGAGAGCAGCAACGAGTATGGGGTGGCCGTTCATTTGATGGGCGCACTAATAAAAATCGCCGTTGCATGTCAGCCCTCTTCTTTTTGCCACAGATTGAAGTGATCCGTCGGCAAAATGGGTGGTTCTTGGCTGCTAATATCAATCATGACGTTGAAAAGGTTATTCAGTCACTACAAAGTTTAGTGATGAAGGACATTGAGCAGCAGAAAATTAATACTGAGATTGTTGATGTCACGCATTCTCCAACCGAAGCACAATGGGCGTCTTTAATTGATGATGTGCTTTGCGGTATCGATAAAAATGCGTTTAAGAAAGTCGTATTAGCGCGTGAAACTCGTTTAGCCTTGTCTAACCATCTAAGTGCAGCTCAGTTATTGAACGCCAGCAAAGCGGCGAATCACCATAGTTTTCACTTTATGTTGGTGTTGGACGATAAACACAGCTTTATGGGGTCGACACCTGAACGTTTATATCAACGTTCAGACAATCAACTCTATACCGAAGCGTTAGCCGGTACGATTGGCCGCGGTCAAGATCGGACAGAAGACGAGCAGTTATCGACTTGGTTGTTAAATGATGAAAAGAACGTAAATGAAAACCAATATGTAGTGGATGATATCGTCGATCGCATTACGCCATTAGCGAATAAGATTGAGGTGGAAGAGCAAGTCTCATTGGTGAAATTACGCAAAGTTCAACATTTACGTCGTAAAATCGCCGCCACACTCAACACTGATATGCAGGCACAATTGCTTGACGCATTGCAACCAACGGCAGCTGTTGCTGGCTTACCACGTAAAGAAGCGTATGATTTTATTTTAGAAAAAGAGCCGTTTATTCGCGGTTGGTATGCAGGCTCTATGGGGTATTTTAGCCTAGATAGTGCCGAGTTTTGTGTCGCGATACGCAGCGCTTTGGTATTAGAGAATGAAGTTCGCCTATTCGCTGGGGCGGGTATTGTTCCTGGATCGATCGCTGAGCATGAATGGCAAGAATTAAACAAAAAAATGTCTACATTAAAAAGTCTTATTGAGCAAAGTCAGCCGCTAGAGGTGGCAGTATGAGCCACGATCAAGCGGTACTTAACCGAATTTGGAGCCGAACTCTTTTAGCCGAGTTCGCGCGTTTAGGAGTCAAGCATGTATGCGCTGCTCCTGGATCACGTTCTACGCCACTAACATTAGAGGCCGACCAAAATAGCCAATTTACTCTGCATACTCACTTTGATGAGCGTGGACTGGGTTTTATGGCGCTGGGGCTAGCAAAGGCAAGCCAAGAGCCGGTCATTGTTATTGTGACCTCAGGAACTGCTGTAGCGAACTTATTGCCTGCGATTGCTGAGTCGAAATTAACCGGTGAGCAACTGATCATTTTGAGTTCGGATCGACCGGTTGAGCTGGTGGATTGCGGAGCTAATCAAGCAATTAACCAAGTCGGCATTTACTCGTCGCATGTGAATCATAGCTTAAACTTACCGTCACCGAATACTCAGGTGCCTTTGGCCTGGTTGTTAACCTCGATTGATAATGCTTATTTTCAGCAGCAACAAACGGGTGGCAGTATCCATATCAACTGCCCATATCCAGAGCCGCTTTACTCAAATGGTAGCGATGATCTTTACCAAGATTATTTAGCGCCGCTGCAAGATTGGACTCAATCATCCGCCCCATACTGTGAACGTTATGTTGATAATGCATTGATGGTTCCACAAACCTTGCCTTGGTTAGAGAAAAAAGGTGTCGTTATTATTGGTGCTGTCGAATTGAACGAAGCGCAAGCCGCTAAGCAATTTGCTGATGAATTAGGTTGGCCTTGCTTGTGCGATCCACAATCAGGGGTTGGATCTGAATGGGCTTTTTTCGATATTTGGTTGCAAAATCAGTGTGCTACAGACAAACTAAGCGAATGTGAGCATGTTGTGCAATTTGGTGCACGTATTGTGTCTAAGCGATTGAATCAATGGCTCAGTCAACAGGTGCAGTCACATAAAGTGGGTTACGATTATATTTCGAGCCAAGCTGAACGCCAAAATCAAACGCATCTGCCACAGCATCATTGGGTGTGTGACATTGCTCAGTGGGTTGAGCAGCGGTTGAACCAACGCTCCCTATTTGAGCATCAGAATGCAGGGTGGGGCGATGAGCTTAAACGTTATTCAATGCACTGTCGTGAACTCTCAGCTTTACATCTAAATAGTGACAAAGTAAGCGAAGTGGCTATCGCACTAGATTTAAACCGTAAGCATACTTCACATACGCTCTTTTTAGGTAATAGCTTGGTGATTCGCCTAGCCGATATGTTCAGTGATTTACCAGGGTTACCTGTTTATGCTAACCGTGGCGCTTCAGGGATCGATGGCTTGGTCGCTACAGCAGCCGGTGTGCAGCGAGCGACGCAACAGCCGCTCTTAATGCTTATTGGTGATACGTCATTATTGTATGATCTTAATTCACTCGCGATGATGCGTCATACTCAGCAACCAACGGTTATCGTTGTCACTAATAATGACGGTGGCGCTATTTTTGATTTGTTGCCTGTACCAGCAGAAAAACGGCAAAAATTATATCAAATGCCACATGGTATGGATTTCTCTTATGCTGCGGCGCAGTTTGGTTTAGCTTACTTGTGTCCAGAAACCGTTACCGCTTATCAAACTGCAGTCGATACCCACTTAAGTTCAGGGCGCGGTACGTTACTGATTGAAATAAAGAGCCAACCAGAAGAAGCATCGCAACATATCAAGCAGTTGGTTGGTCAAATTAAACAGTTAGGATAATTCATGCTCAGTAGCCGCTGTTCTCAGACATCTTTTTCATCGCAACAACCGGTATTGGTCTTTTTGCATGGTTTACTCGGCAGTGGCTCTGATTGGCAACCGGTATTGGAACACATTGATTTACCATGGATAACGGTTGATCTGCCGGGGCATGGACTTAGTCAATCGGTCTCTTGTTCAGGATTTGAGGATTGTTGCACGATGGTCGCTCAGGTTGTAATGGCACAGCTAGGGAGTGAGACGCCATGCTACATCGTTGGCTATTCATTAGGGGCGCGAATCGCCATGGTAGCAGCTGCAAGCGGCGCTTTTTCAGAGCTTAACGTTAAAGGTTGGCTCATCGAAGGCGGCAATTTTGGCCTTATTGATGAAGAGGCCAAACAGACTCGTTGGGTGAATGATACGAACTGGGCGACGCGTTTTGAGCAAGAGCCTCTTGAACAGGTTTTAAGCGATTGGTATCAGCAACCGGTGTTTAGTTCGCTAAACCATGAGCAAAGACAAATAATGATCACAAAACGTAGTGATAATCTTGGTAACAAGGTAGCAGAAATGTTGCGTGCAACGTCTTTAGCGAAGCAGCCTTATCTGTTATCAACCTTAAAGACGCTCACTTTACCTATGCATTATCTCTGCGGGGAGCGCGATGCTAAGTTTCGCCAACTTGCTCAACAAAGTGGTTTGCAATACAGCCAAATAGCGCAGGCGGGACATAATGTTCATCAGGAGCAGCCTTTGGCATATGCTGCTGAACTTCAACAATTTATTCGTCAACATTGTGGCAGTTAATTTTATTGAGCGATAATGTTGGCCACAACAACAATGGGAATCACCATGGCTAAAACGGTAGGCATTTCAGAAGAAGAGCTTTACGCACCAGTTGTTTGGAAAGACTGTAGCGCAAGCTACGAAGATATTCACTACGAAAAATCAGAAGATGGTATTGCACGTATCACCATTGCGCGTCCGCAAGTGCGTAACGCGTTCCGCCCTCAAACAGTGAAAGAGATGATCAATGCATTGGCCGATGCTCGTTACGATGAAGCTGTTGGCGTGATCATTCTGACGGGTCTTGGCGAAGATGCATTCTGTTCTGGCGGTGATCAGAAAATCCGTGGTGATTACGGCGGTTACAAAGATGAAACAGGGACTCACCACCTGAACGTATTGGACTTTCAACGTCAAATCCGCACTTGTCCAAAACCTGTTATTGCTCAAGTGGCTGGTTGGGCTGTTGGTGGCGGCCACGTACTGCACATGATGTGTGATCTTACGATTGCTGCTGAAAACGCTCAATTTGGTCAGACTGGCCCTAAAGTTGGCTCATTTGACGGCGGTTGGGGGGCATCTTACATGGCTCGTATCGTTGGCCAAAAGAAAGCACGTGAAATCTGGTTCCTTTGCCGTTTCTACGATGCTCAAGAAGCATTGGATATGGGTCTAGTGAATACGGTTGTGCCGCTTGCTGATCTGGAAAAAGAAACCGTTCGTTGGTGTCGTGAAGTGCTACAACACAGCCCAATGGCACTACGTTGTCTAAAAGCGGCATTGAACGCAGACTGTGACGGTCAAGCAGGGCTTCAAGAGTTGGCAGGTAACGCAACTATGCTGTTCTACATGACTGACGAAGGTCAAGAAGGTCGCAACTCGTTTAACGAAAAACGTCGCCCAGACTTCAGCAAATTCCCTCGTAACCCATAGAGAGAATTGACCTCATTATTTAAATGGGGCTGCAATGACGGTGGGGAAGCCTTGTCCCCACTGTTTTATCAAGTGATGATATGTCGCTGAGTTAGACCAAGGTGTCATTTACGCCAGCTCATCGACATCTCATTATTTAAGGCAAGCAGCCGTTAGTTAATCGCTGCTGTCTCGCATTAAGTATTTGATTCGTAATTTACTCGTACTTAATGAACTTTGACTTACCCAATGTATTAGGATTGATATGCGCAGCGCAAAACTGTATCGCTACACCCTGCCAATGGACAGTGGTGTGATTCTTCGTGACAACAGACTAAAAGAACGTGAAGGTTTCATTGTTGAATTATGCGAGCAGGGGAATATTGGCCGCGGTGAGATCGCGCCATTACCCGGCTTTAGCCAAGAAGGCGTTGAAGAAGCAGGAGCATTAGCGAAGGAACAGCTCGAACTTTGGCTACAAGGGGAAGCACTCGATTATGATGCTTTGTTCCCATCTGTTGCTTTTGGGCTTTCTATGGCAGAGCTCGAACTCGCGGGTGAATTGCCAGTAGAAGGTAATTACCAAGCTGCGCCTTTATGTACTGGCGATCCTGATGATCTTCTTCCTGCATTAAATGCAATGACAGGTGAGAAAGTGGCAAAAGTGAAGGTGGGGCTTTACGAACCTATCCGAGATGGAATGTTGGTGAATTTATTCTTAGAGTCGATGCCTGATCTTAAGTTACGTTTAGACGCCAATCGCTCCTGGACCAAAGAAAAAGCAGAAAAATTTGCTCAATATATTGCGCCGTCAATGCGCCATCGCATCACGTTTCTTGAAGAGCCGTGTCGTTCTCCTTCTGATAGTATCTCGTTTGCGATTGATACGGGGATTTCTATCGCTTGGGATGAAACGCTGCAAGAATCTGTGCGTAACCCTGAGTTTCGTTTGGGGGATTTGATGGGCGGTAAGGCGATTATTATTAAGCCAACGTTAATAGGCTCAATACAGCGTTGTATCTCCTTGATCAACACGGCAAAAGAAGCAAAACTGCAAACCGTGATCAGCTCCAGTATTGAATCAAGCCTCGGATTAAATCAACTTGCCCGTTTAGCTCATTGGCAACTGCCTAACGAAGTACCTGGATTGGATACAATCGGGTTGTTTGCTGAACAGTTAGAAGTGCCATGGCCGGGTTGTTCCTTACCTGTGGCCGAGTTAAATAGTCAAACTATCGTATGGCAAGCGGAGTCTCAGTCGCTATGACGCCTTGGCAACAGTGGTGTCAGCAAGCGCCAAATCGAGTTGCACTGCAAAGTTCAGAGCAAACACTAACTTGGCAAATGCTGTGCGATCAGGTAAATCAGTACGCTTCACAGTTAACGGCTCAGGGAATTCGTTCTGGCGATGTTTTAACTATCGTCGGTAAGAACCATCCTTCAACTCTGATGATATTTTTAGCGGCTCACCAAGTTGGCGCGATCTGCGCGCTGACGATGCCGCAACCCGTTGCCCAACTGCAGCCTAAACTGGATACCTTATATAAAGCAGGCCAATCAGCATGGGTATGGTTAGCACCTTCTGCGCAAGTATCTCGTGAAGAAATCGTGGCTTTAGAACGTGATGTGTCGGTCATCGAATTAGTTGCAAAAGATAAGAGGGATGATCCAGAAGATCATTACGATATCAATAACCTAGCAAGTCTGATTTTTACCTCAGG
This DNA window, taken from Vibrio nitrifigilis, encodes the following:
- the menB gene encoding 1,4-dihydroxy-2-naphthoyl-CoA synthase, whose product is MAKTVGISEEELYAPVVWKDCSASYEDIHYEKSEDGIARITIARPQVRNAFRPQTVKEMINALADARYDEAVGVIILTGLGEDAFCSGGDQKIRGDYGGYKDETGTHHLNVLDFQRQIRTCPKPVIAQVAGWAVGGGHVLHMMCDLTIAAENAQFGQTGPKVGSFDGGWGASYMARIVGQKKAREIWFLCRFYDAQEALDMGLVNTVVPLADLEKETVRWCREVLQHSPMALRCLKAALNADCDGQAGLQELAGNATMLFYMTDEGQEGRNSFNEKRRPDFSKFPRNP
- the menC gene encoding o-succinylbenzoate synthase produces the protein MRSAKLYRYTLPMDSGVILRDNRLKEREGFIVELCEQGNIGRGEIAPLPGFSQEGVEEAGALAKEQLELWLQGEALDYDALFPSVAFGLSMAELELAGELPVEGNYQAAPLCTGDPDDLLPALNAMTGEKVAKVKVGLYEPIRDGMLVNLFLESMPDLKLRLDANRSWTKEKAEKFAQYIAPSMRHRITFLEEPCRSPSDSISFAIDTGISIAWDETLQESVRNPEFRLGDLMGGKAIIIKPTLIGSIQRCISLINTAKEAKLQTVISSSIESSLGLNQLARLAHWQLPNEVPGLDTIGLFAEQLEVPWPGCSLPVAELNSQTIVWQAESQSL